The following are from one region of the Actinomycetes bacterium genome:
- a CDS encoding YbjN domain-containing protein, translating into MKDHATDAAEQIRQFLSDAGLEPETTDESTLVVQLPGERKLQTTVSIRIGAHGVSLNAFVARHPDENMAGVYRWLLEQNRRMGAAHYCVDHLGDVYLTAKIPMAALSAEAFDQALGTILKHADGDFNAILERGFRSSIEREWRWRLSRGEPTENLAAFRHLAPADVPGSPTAGSADKDSSGEVPG; encoded by the coding sequence ATGAAAGATCATGCCACCGATGCCGCGGAGCAAATCCGACAGTTTCTGTCAGATGCGGGACTAGAGCCAGAGACGACTGATGAGAGCACGCTGGTGGTGCAGTTGCCAGGTGAACGCAAATTGCAGACCACCGTCTCGATCCGCATCGGCGCACACGGGGTTAGCCTGAATGCTTTTGTGGCGCGCCATCCCGACGAAAATATGGCTGGGGTCTACCGCTGGCTGTTGGAGCAGAACCGGCGAATGGGGGCGGCCCATTACTGTGTGGATCATCTCGGCGACGTCTATCTGACGGCCAAGATTCCGATGGCGGCCCTGTCTGCTGAGGCTTTCGATCAGGCACTAGGAACAATTTTGAAACATGCCGATGGTGACTTCAACGCGATTCTGGAGCGTGGGTTCCGCTCTTCGATTGAGCGGGAATGGCGCTGGCGGCTCTCTCGGGGTGAGCCCACCGAGAATCTGGCAGCTTTTCGGCATCTAGCGCCGGCAGATGTCCCCGGAAGTCCTACTGCTGGGTCGGCAGATAAGGATTCGTCGGGAGAGGTGCCCGGCTAA
- a CDS encoding cold-shock protein, translated as MPTGSVRFFNAEKGFGFISTDDDEDVFVHITAMPTGTTDVRPGTKVDFSVAEGRKGRQALSVKILDAPASVSKAKRRAPQEFAGIVQDVAKQLDDVAVQLGGNDSDAAGRYPDDATAKRLATILRRIADELDV; from the coding sequence GTGCCCACCGGAAGCGTCAGGTTCTTCAATGCCGAAAAAGGTTTCGGCTTCATCAGCACCGACGATGACGAGGATGTTTTCGTCCACATCACCGCGATGCCAACGGGTACCACTGATGTGCGTCCTGGAACGAAGGTCGACTTCAGTGTGGCGGAAGGCCGCAAAGGCCGGCAGGCGCTCTCGGTGAAGATTCTGGACGCGCCAGCATCGGTCAGCAAGGCCAAGCGTCGTGCGCCGCAGGAGTTTGCTGGCATCGTGCAGGACGTCGCCAAGCAACTCGATGATGTGGCCGTGCAACTGGGCGGAAACGATTCCGATGCTGCTGGTCGATACCCGGATGACGCCACTGCCAAGCGATTGGCCACCATCCTGCGCCGAATCGCGGACGAACTAGACGTCTAG
- a CDS encoding phosphoglyceromutase, with protein MSTADMTLVLLRHGQSDWNAKNQFTGWVDVDLTETGRAEAERGGQLLAEQELHPDVLHTSLLRRAIRTAEIALHAADRPWIPVRRHWRLNERHYGALQGKNKAETLEQFGEDQFMEWRRSYDTPPPPIEPDDPWAQTGDPRYARLAPEELPATECLADVVDRMLPYWYDAIIPDLRDGRTVLVTAHGNSLRAMVKHLDNISDADIVGLNIPTGIPLVYRLDANLRPTVPGGEYLDPAAAAEAAAAVAAQGRK; from the coding sequence ATGAGCACTGCTGATATGACGCTGGTCCTTCTCCGACACGGTCAAAGCGATTGGAATGCCAAGAATCAGTTCACGGGTTGGGTGGATGTAGATCTGACTGAGACAGGTCGGGCGGAAGCGGAGCGGGGTGGCCAGTTACTAGCTGAGCAGGAACTACATCCTGATGTGCTGCATACCTCGTTGCTACGCCGAGCTATCCGAACTGCTGAAATCGCGCTCCACGCGGCAGATCGGCCGTGGATTCCGGTGCGGCGGCACTGGCGACTAAACGAGCGACACTATGGCGCGTTGCAGGGCAAGAACAAGGCGGAAACGCTTGAGCAGTTTGGGGAAGATCAGTTCATGGAGTGGCGCCGCTCCTACGACACACCGCCGCCGCCGATTGAGCCGGACGATCCCTGGGCGCAGACTGGTGATCCCCGCTATGCGCGACTTGCTCCGGAGGAACTGCCAGCGACCGAGTGCTTGGCCGATGTTGTGGATCGCATGTTGCCGTACTGGTACGACGCCATCATCCCTGACCTGCGCGATGGGCGAACTGTGCTGGTGACCGCCCACGGGAACTCGCTGCGAGCCATGGTGAAACACCTAGACAACATTTCCGATGCTGACATTGTGGGGCTGAACATCCCCACCGGCATTCCGCTGGTGTACCGGTTGGATGCCAACCTGCGCCCGACGGTCCCTGGCGGTGAGTACCTAGACCCGGCAGCTGCCGCGGAAGCGGCCGCAGCGGTTGCAGCGCAAGGAAGAAAATGA
- the phoU gene encoding phosphate signaling complex protein PhoU: MRDRFRRDLSDVDRDLVEMTHAVGTAIRQATKALLEADLELAESVIAADANVDLLASEIDARCSDLAARQQPVAADLRVVMSGIRISMSVERMGDLAKHVAKQVRLRYPKSSIPDELGSVFAEMGDLAEGVAFAAGDLILSRDLVALATIGRYDDQMDALHRQLFRIVLSPDWSHGVEEAIDVTLLSRYYERFADHAVTVARRVAHIATGDPYESITVPSEVDVSQP; the protein is encoded by the coding sequence ATGCGGGATCGCTTCCGGCGCGATTTATCTGACGTCGACCGAGACTTGGTCGAGATGACCCATGCGGTTGGAACCGCTATCCGGCAGGCCACGAAGGCGCTGTTAGAGGCCGATTTGGAACTGGCCGAATCGGTGATTGCGGCTGACGCCAACGTTGACTTGCTGGCCTCTGAAATCGATGCGCGCTGCAGTGATCTCGCTGCCAGACAGCAACCTGTTGCTGCTGATCTGCGAGTGGTCATGAGCGGTATTCGTATCTCGATGTCGGTTGAACGCATGGGCGATCTCGCCAAGCACGTGGCTAAGCAAGTGCGTCTTCGCTACCCGAAGTCGAGCATCCCCGACGAGTTGGGCTCAGTCTTCGCGGAGATGGGTGACTTGGCAGAAGGGGTCGCCTTTGCCGCTGGTGATCTCATCCTGTCTCGTGACTTGGTCGCGTTGGCCACCATCGGTCGCTATGACGATCAGATGGATGCCTTGCATCGGCAACTGTTCCGCATCGTTTTGTCGCCGGATTGGTCGCACGGAGTGGAGGAGGCCATTGACGTGACGCTGCTGTCCCGGTACTACGAGCGCTTTGCCGACCATGCCGTGACGGTGGCGCGACGGGTGGCTCACATTGCGACGGGTGACCCGTACGAATCAATCACAGTTCCCAGCGAAGTGGACGTCTCGCAGCCCTAG
- a CDS encoding response regulator transcription factor, with translation MTRVLIVEDEDSIRDAVSFMLRREGFEVQAVADGNAAMAAFLSEGTDLILLDLMLPGMSGTELCQMIRKTSRVPIIMLTAKDSEVDKVVGLELGADDYVTKPFSSRELTARIKAVLRRGQQEIDAEENELVIAAGPVHIDVERHEVTIHGEPVNLPLKEFDLLALFARNAGRVLTRAQLIERVWGADYVGDTKTLDVHVKRLRSKMEQDPSAPQLLVTIRGLGYKFEPGPSSA, from the coding sequence ATGACCCGAGTTCTGATCGTGGAGGATGAGGATTCCATCCGCGATGCCGTTTCTTTCATGTTGCGTCGTGAAGGCTTCGAGGTTCAGGCAGTAGCGGATGGCAACGCAGCAATGGCTGCGTTCCTGAGCGAAGGTACCGATCTGATTCTGCTCGATCTCATGCTCCCCGGGATGTCGGGCACCGAGTTATGCCAGATGATCCGCAAGACATCACGGGTTCCGATCATCATGCTGACCGCAAAGGACAGCGAGGTTGACAAGGTCGTCGGATTAGAGCTGGGTGCCGACGACTACGTCACCAAGCCATTTTCTAGCCGCGAACTGACTGCCAGAATCAAGGCAGTGCTACGTCGCGGACAGCAAGAAATCGACGCGGAAGAGAATGAGTTGGTCATCGCCGCTGGCCCGGTTCACATCGATGTGGAACGACATGAAGTCACTATTCACGGGGAACCGGTGAACCTGCCACTAAAGGAGTTCGACCTTCTCGCGCTCTTCGCCCGCAACGCCGGTCGCGTACTCACTCGTGCCCAGTTGATTGAACGGGTGTGGGGCGCCGATTATGTCGGCGACACCAAGACGCTGGACGTCCACGTAAAGCGGCTGCGCTCCAAAATGGAACAAGACCCCAGCGCGCCGCAGTTACTCGTGACCATCCGCGGTTTGGGCTACAAGTTCGAGCCCGGGCCTAGTTCTGCCTAA
- the larE gene encoding ATP-dependent sacrificial sulfur transferase LarE yields MTAAADGAVLEQRLANLQRELTGYSGLLVAFSGGADSAFLLAAAVRASGEVLAATSTSESLASGEWAAAARFAAELGVEHVQVSTQELDRPGYTANGPDRCYHCKSELLDTLQEIAAVRGLGAVATGTNADDLQQPHRPGLLAASQRGVVTPLANASLTKANIRAASRKWQLPTWDKPQAACLASRLAYGVPVDAKRLARVDQAEIGVRAALAAADIFSENVRVRDLGDSASIELDAGAVAAATATPEITAAALAAGFTAVVVDARGFRSGSLNESLLPGQRVAWQPGGSSWDLPVVD; encoded by the coding sequence ATGACAGCTGCCGCTGACGGAGCCGTACTGGAGCAGCGGCTGGCAAATCTCCAACGAGAGTTGACTGGCTACTCCGGGCTGCTAGTTGCCTTTAGTGGCGGAGCTGACTCCGCTTTCCTGCTCGCAGCTGCCGTTCGAGCTAGCGGTGAAGTCCTAGCAGCTACCTCTACCAGTGAATCGCTTGCTTCCGGAGAGTGGGCGGCCGCGGCAAGGTTTGCGGCGGAGTTGGGTGTAGAACACGTCCAAGTGTCAACGCAGGAACTGGATCGTCCCGGCTACACCGCCAACGGTCCTGATCGGTGTTATCACTGCAAGTCGGAACTGCTGGATACGTTGCAAGAAATAGCCGCAGTGCGAGGTCTTGGAGCGGTCGCGACCGGCACCAACGCCGATGATCTCCAACAGCCGCACCGCCCGGGACTGTTGGCCGCTAGTCAGCGAGGTGTGGTGACCCCACTGGCGAACGCTTCCTTGACCAAAGCAAACATCCGGGCGGCTTCGCGAAAGTGGCAGCTCCCCACTTGGGACAAACCGCAGGCCGCCTGTCTGGCGAGTCGACTGGCCTATGGTGTGCCGGTCGATGCGAAACGCCTCGCGCGGGTAGACCAAGCCGAGATTGGCGTCCGTGCCGCGCTAGCTGCCGCTGATATTTTCTCGGAAAACGTACGGGTCCGAGATTTGGGTGACTCCGCCAGTATCGAACTGGATGCCGGAGCAGTTGCTGCCGCGACAGCGACTCCAGAGATCACGGCAGCGGCGCTGGCGGCGGGTTTCACCGCCGTCGTTGTCGATGCGCGCGGATTCCGCAGTGGTTCCCTTAATGAATCGTTGCTTCCCGGACAACGAGTGGCTTGGCAACCGGGAGGCTCGTCATGGGACCTTCCGGTGGTGGACTAG
- a CDS encoding two-component sensor histidine kinase — MTRYGKTNVWHDLEKTWPADSAVTCAVGSLSRKLLLDQHPLGKAAAIADPRKRSRRIFGRSATGDGDGSSTEPAVGGVQNSQPSEQLLSIIRQLPGTLLLVDENDRLHYASEEAAESRLVRRKRVAYRPISDCAALVRATGKLAVREVSIPRPPMNVGIWQLSVRAVPLGGDWVLLVIDDLTEENRVLAVRRDFIANISHELKTPVGAVTLLAEALVAARDDPEAVSHFAEKMQIEATRLSNLINDVIHLSRLQGEDPLLEAQVVSATSIIEDALDFVRETAKANSIELTLTTEPELWIYGDLGQLVAAVGNVLSNAIAYSPPHTQVVVASRKRGAMIEISVTDQGIGIPEAEQDRIFERFYRVDAARSRVTGGTGLGLSIVRNVCSNHGGDVQVWSATGEGATFTLRLPEYQKESEPA; from the coding sequence ATGACGCGTTACGGCAAAACTAACGTTTGGCATGACCTCGAAAAAACCTGGCCCGCAGACTCCGCTGTCACTTGCGCTGTTGGCAGCCTGTCGCGCAAACTCCTGCTAGACCAACATCCACTAGGAAAGGCTGCTGCCATCGCAGACCCGCGCAAGCGATCCCGTCGCATCTTTGGGAGGTCCGCCACCGGCGACGGTGACGGTAGTTCCACTGAACCGGCGGTTGGTGGAGTGCAAAACTCCCAACCCAGCGAACAACTGCTCAGCATCATTCGGCAGCTCCCTGGGACTTTGCTCCTCGTAGACGAAAATGACCGGTTGCACTACGCCTCCGAGGAAGCGGCAGAATCGCGACTCGTCCGACGCAAGCGAGTTGCCTACCGACCCATATCCGACTGCGCCGCTCTTGTTCGCGCGACCGGCAAATTGGCAGTTCGAGAAGTCTCGATTCCTCGCCCACCCATGAATGTAGGGATTTGGCAGCTGAGTGTTCGCGCAGTTCCGCTCGGGGGCGACTGGGTGCTCCTCGTCATTGATGACCTCACGGAAGAGAATCGAGTACTAGCCGTACGACGTGACTTCATTGCGAACATCAGCCACGAACTCAAGACACCCGTTGGCGCGGTTACGCTGCTCGCAGAGGCCCTAGTCGCCGCCCGCGACGATCCAGAAGCCGTCAGCCATTTTGCTGAAAAAATGCAGATCGAAGCGACTCGACTTTCCAACCTCATCAACGATGTCATTCACTTGTCACGGCTACAAGGTGAGGACCCACTGTTGGAGGCACAGGTTGTCTCCGCGACGTCAATCATTGAAGACGCGTTGGACTTTGTCCGGGAAACAGCAAAAGCCAACTCCATCGAGTTGACCCTCACCACCGAACCGGAACTCTGGATCTACGGCGATCTGGGACAATTGGTCGCCGCAGTGGGCAACGTCTTGTCCAACGCGATCGCCTACAGCCCACCCCATACGCAAGTCGTCGTCGCGAGCCGAAAGCGCGGGGCCATGATCGAAATCTCCGTTACCGACCAGGGAATCGGTATTCCCGAAGCCGAGCAAGACCGAATCTTCGAACGGTTCTATCGCGTCGATGCGGCTCGATCCCGAGTAACTGGTGGCACCGGACTGGGTCTGTCCATCGTGCGCAACGTCTGTAGTAACCACGGTGGCGACGTGCAGGTCTGGTCGGCGACCGGCGAGGGAGCCACCTTCACCCTGCGACTGCCCGAGTACCAGAAAGAATCCGAACCTGCCTAG
- the mshA gene encoding D-inositol-3-phosphate glycosyltransferase — translation MILLPQRLLSVVEGGGMPHTRPHRIAMISMHTSPLASPGVGDAGGMNVYLAEVSRQLAAAGNEVDIFTRRTSAELADRQRLATGVQVHNIGGSEIASKEKNDLPEVLQNFTAGVLERAAEIPELRYDAVHAHYWLSGPVAQAVAPIWNVPIIASMHTLGAAKNLARQQPPEPAHRLRVEQQLVEAADVLVANTPAERQDLMLLTGADPERVLVVPPGVNHESFHPGDQWAARMQLGLPVDRRILLFVGRLQPLKGPDIVIRSVAELVRERPSLRNEVHLVVCGGPSGVGPGYLQELHELAMATGIADLVEFRPPATASRLVDLYRSADVLLMPSRSESFGLVALESQAAGTPVVAARVGGLTSSVAPGSSGLLVDGHDPVDWAAAIDRLLAQPELLAALTAGGLAHASQFDWSLTAAGLAAGYRRAIAGNGVDVVESANYE, via the coding sequence ATGATTCTGCTGCCGCAACGGTTGTTGTCGGTGGTGGAAGGAGGCGGTATGCCCCACACTCGGCCGCACCGAATCGCGATGATTTCAATGCACACTTCACCGCTTGCCTCCCCCGGAGTTGGCGATGCCGGTGGAATGAATGTTTATCTGGCCGAGGTCTCGCGTCAACTTGCCGCTGCGGGTAATGAAGTCGACATCTTCACCAGGAGAACTTCAGCCGAGTTGGCTGATCGGCAACGGTTGGCAACGGGGGTGCAGGTTCACAACATCGGTGGCAGCGAAATCGCCTCGAAAGAGAAAAACGACCTTCCCGAGGTTCTGCAAAACTTCACTGCCGGCGTGCTTGAACGAGCCGCAGAAATCCCGGAACTTCGGTACGACGCTGTCCATGCGCACTACTGGCTCTCGGGGCCAGTGGCCCAAGCCGTCGCTCCGATCTGGAACGTCCCGATCATCGCCAGTATGCATACGCTGGGGGCGGCCAAAAACTTGGCTCGACAACAGCCGCCTGAGCCGGCGCACCGACTGCGGGTAGAGCAGCAACTTGTCGAGGCCGCTGATGTGTTGGTCGCCAATACCCCTGCTGAGCGGCAGGACCTGATGCTGTTGACTGGCGCCGATCCGGAACGAGTTTTGGTAGTGCCGCCCGGTGTGAATCACGAGTCCTTTCACCCTGGTGACCAGTGGGCCGCGAGGATGCAGTTAGGCCTTCCGGTAGATCGACGCATTTTGTTGTTCGTTGGCCGATTGCAACCGCTGAAGGGGCCAGATATCGTCATCCGCTCGGTCGCTGAACTCGTTCGAGAGCGGCCATCGTTGCGGAATGAGGTACATCTCGTGGTGTGTGGCGGGCCATCGGGAGTTGGGCCGGGCTATTTGCAAGAACTGCATGAGCTAGCGATGGCAACCGGTATTGCCGACCTCGTGGAGTTTCGCCCACCAGCCACGGCGAGCCGGTTGGTCGACCTTTATCGCAGTGCAGACGTACTGCTAATGCCCTCCCGATCGGAATCATTCGGACTGGTCGCGTTGGAATCGCAAGCCGCTGGGACGCCGGTGGTGGCCGCCCGAGTTGGTGGCCTCACAAGTTCAGTAGCCCCCGGCAGCAGTGGTCTACTCGTTGACGGCCACGATCCCGTTGATTGGGCGGCGGCTATTGATCGGCTGCTCGCCCAGCCAGAGTTACTGGCCGCCCTCACTGCTGGTGGACTGGCCCATGCCTCCCAGTTTGACTGGAGCCTTACTGCGGCTGGTTTAGCGGCTGGATATCGGCGGGCGATCGCTGGGAATGGCGTCGACGTCGTGGAGTCGGCAAACTACGAATGA